Part of the Kushneria marisflavi genome, GTGCCAGTGGAGTCGTGAGCGCTACGGCTGGGAGATCAACGCCGACTGGCAGCACTGGCTGCCGGGCGTAGTACCTGCACTGCATGTTGCAAGTCTGGCTCTCACCGAGCCGGGTGACGGCGTGCTGACCGTGACGCCCATCTATCCGCCCTTTTTAAAGGTGGCAGACAATACCGGGCGCACCACCCAGACGGCACCGATGCGCGCGCCCACGGAAAATGACCCGCTGTGGCGACTGGATTTCGACGCCATGGAAGCCGCCGTGACGCCGCGTACCCGACTGCTGCTCTGGTGTCATCCGCACAACCCGACCGGACGCGTTTTCGATGATGAGGAGCTTGCCCGACTGGCAGACTTCATCGAGCGCCATGATCTGATTGTCTGCTCCGACGAGCTGCACTGCGACCTGATTCTGGACGGCAGCGCTCACCGGCCGCTGGCCATGATAGAGCCCCGTCTTGCCAAGCGCACCATCACGCTCTGGGCCGCATCCAAGACCTTCAACGTCGCCGGGCTGACCAGTGCCTGTGCGGTGATCAGCGATGATGACCTGCGTGCTCGCTTCAAGCGTGGCTGTCTTGGGTTGATGCCGTCTGAAAACATCATGGGCGAGACGGCAGCGAAAGCCGCCTACGCCCATGGTGAGCCGTGGCGTCAGGCGCTGCTGGCACAGCTGCGTGACAATGTGGCGCTGATCGAGTCGTTCGTGGCGCGCTGGCCGGGCGTAAGGATGAGTGTCCCGCAGGCGACCTATCTGGCCTGGCTGGATCTGCGCGAGGCTGGTCTTGGCGAGTCGCCGCAAAAGGCGCTGCTCAAGCGTGCCCGGGTGGCGCTCAATAACGGTGCTGATTTTGGCTGGCCCGGCTTTGCGCGACTTAACTTTGGCACCGAGCGCGCCGTGCTGGAAAAAGCGCTCACGCGGATGGATGCGCTGCTGGCGCCGTCAGAGGTGTAACAACAGGGCGTGAAAACAAAAGCGCCCGGCCATGAATGGGGCCGGGCGCCATAGGGCTGCGCAGGAATCAATACAGCAGAGTAAACATGCGACGACGGTAGGCGACCGTCAGCGGATGGTCGCCACCGAGGGCGTCAAAGACGCGCAGCAGGGTCTTGCGTGCGGCGTCTTCCCCGTAACTGCGATCGCGCTTCATCAGCTCCAGAAAGCC contains:
- a CDS encoding MalY/PatB family protein, with amino-acid sequence MSQDSADFDFTTPLDRRVYPTTKWHLYDEDVLPLWVADMDFAVAPAIQTALAERLAHPVFGYTHADKTLKQTLCQWSRERYGWEINADWQHWLPGVVPALHVASLALTEPGDGVLTVTPIYPPFLKVADNTGRTTQTAPMRAPTENDPLWRLDFDAMEAAVTPRTRLLLWCHPHNPTGRVFDDEELARLADFIERHDLIVCSDELHCDLILDGSAHRPLAMIEPRLAKRTITLWAASKTFNVAGLTSACAVISDDDLRARFKRGCLGLMPSENIMGETAAKAAYAHGEPWRQALLAQLRDNVALIESFVARWPGVRMSVPQATYLAWLDLREAGLGESPQKALLKRARVALNNGADFGWPGFARLNFGTERAVLEKALTRMDALLAPSEV